Genomic DNA from Eleutherodactylus coqui strain aEleCoq1 chromosome 8, aEleCoq1.hap1, whole genome shotgun sequence:
ACGATGATGTAAAACCATGCCAGGCCAGTAAAACCACGGTCGGGCCACTCAACTGTGATCTGGGCGCAAACGTGTGCCTGTGTTATACTCACCTGAAAGCAGTCTGAGAATTATCACAGCTCCAGAATGGCAAAACGGCCCAGTGAGAAGTGTGTCTAAGGGGGAATTATGAATATTCAGCAGCCTGGGAGAGCTCAGTGGCgccccctgcagcagctgtaatgATGGCCATACTGGGTTATACCAGAATTACCCAATAGATTGCCTGAATCTATGGGAAGAAAATAGACATATAGCCCCTCCTGCAGCTACATGGGTCACGTTGCGCCCTCTAGGGGCAATATCTAAAAAACAAACTGTGTTGGCTGCATAAAGGCACTCGATGTGCATCAGAGATCAGTGCATGTCATGCGATAACAGCCCAGTCTGTCCACTGTGGAATGTATGACATTCTATGGGACTTACTGACGATCAGATATGGTCGCCCACGCCATATTTTACATAATGTTGCAAAAGTTACTTTGAGAAAAATAAGGAATCTTCAAGGAGCTGTTAGAAGGGAAAATATTTCCGCAATACTTAACGCAAGGCgtggaaaattctgcatcaaatggCTTACTTCTGCAGGCAAATCCACATGGAGGTTTTGAAGCAGAATTCCCCAGTGGCAGATTTAGGGGTTACCCACACTGTCTTGTGCACCATCCGTTTAGCATATGGGCCTGACCTCAGTGCATCCTACGTGCGTACGATTCTCCGAGTTTAAGTCCGGAGACCCAGTCAGGCCACACTTTAGACGTCCGTATGCTAGTTGGATGGTGCACAAGACAAGCCCCTTATATGTTCACCCCCAATTATGCAAAGGTGGGTGAGGAGGATACATAAGGATGGAGAATATCAGCTGCCGATGGTATATATGTTCCCCGTCTTTCATCTCTTGACGTCAGACCCTTGGAGCGGCACACGATACACAGTAACAACGAACGTATCTCCTGCCCTCCCCGAGGCTGCAGACTCAGCATTAATGATTCAGCCTTAAAAACGGTACAGACGGGCGCTGATGCACCCACTCTCATATCGGAATGACGGAGGTAATGCCTTCTTTTGAGAGCTTTCATACCCAGCTATGTAAATTATATTCAATCAAGGCTTCATTAACGTAATCATTGACGTCTTAAGAGATAGTGCAAGGCTGGCATCATCAGGGCCGACCTCAAAGAATCTGCAAGTCCTGTTATCACTCGGTGGTAATTACAATGGGTGCGGCCATAAGGCAGACcattagttggcactgacacctTAGGCATTAATGGCAGCAAGTAAAGCTGATGGAAAGACCAACAAGGATTTTGCCTCTTCTCCATTAGGTGCAGGAGGGGTCAGTGGGGGTCTGGCAGGTGATGGATGTGTTCcagtggaaaccccctttaaaagggatttccaggtaaatactattgatgatgtagcCTCAGGCTAGGTCAGAATAGTTGAAGAGCCAGGGTCCCGAGCAGTAGATCCCAGCCGATCCGCTGTTCAGGCACCCACAGTTAGCGCCACGACATACCGGGGTATAAAGTAGAAGCTGCTCCAACCCGTGTAGCATCCAGCACTTGTAACCGCAGGCACAGCGCTCATTGATTTGAGCAAAAGCTGCAATTccgagcgccagccactacactaaCTGCTTCCTCTCCGCACCCGTGTGTTGTGGCGGTGACCGTGGGCAAGCGATCGGCTTGGGTACCCGAGTCGtggactccagccaatcaactattgataacttatcctagAGGATGGGTTactaatagtatttgcctggaaacctCCTTTAAATAGCCAGATCTTCCATTGGTGGTCAGAATGGGTCCAGCGACAGAGACTTGGCAGGCCCTGCGGAACAAGATAAACACAACAAGCTGGAGGGAAAGGGAATTGGACACATACAGATTCGTATAAGTTAGGGCATTTATTCAATATCCCCCAAAATGCATATTGTTGCAGCCCGCTGACCCGAGTGGATGTGAGGGGCAActtactaagggcttattcagtcgAGCGCTTCCAATTGTAATGCATGAAAAACAGACAGATTAAACCCATCTGCCAGTCTGCACTAAGATGTTACCCGTTTATACTCCTTTCTGTCAGCACCCACTGCCTGGAATGGGTAACCAACGTCCAACAAACTGAATCGGAGTAGAACATGCGCcaaattttttcttcttttaggccGCCTTCAGAAAGgtcaaaaatctccttcacacgCTGCAGATGATTTCCACCAACATTGCAGATTCTAGATCTGCAGCATGCGTATTTATGCTGCAGGATTCATCAAGggtcaggcccaatgtccacaggcggacttGAATGGCGGAATTCGCTGCGCCGACAATTCGCAGTAGAGCAATATGGGTGTCCGCAGCTGCAATTGAGATGAGCTGCGGATTCTGTgggaagcaggagtttaaaaaaaaaccaaaaaaaccaacTCTACTGCACATGGGCGGCGGCGCGCCGGCTGGCGCAtccacacacatctgcagtacagaaaaaagaagacccggacggaTAATCAGGGTCCCCAGCCATGGGcaagggtcggattccactgcgggctcccgtatgtagaatccgacccgcccgtggacatgagcccttaaaatctgcagcacttcCGCAACTAATCCATGGCAAAATCCGCACTTAACGCGGCCACGTTGTACCTTTCACCAGGTTATATTAGCACTCCGAAGGGCACCTGCTCCGTGTCTTCAGAGCCCCTATGGTAAAAGGGATCTAACAGTGACCCTCCctttaaaactaaaaaaagaaaaccagccCCAGCACCTCCACACCCGGCGCCACCCATCCATTACCTCCGTGAAGGACTGAATCACGTGGTGCCAGCCGCACAACCTTACAGAGCCTCGGCTTTGTGTATTTCCAACCATTATATAAGAACAATAGCAGCATCATTACATTTGGGACCTCATTCAGTGCATGCGGCTCCAGTAATGACTTTGACCGAGGGACCTCGCTGTCACATGTACATGCAGGGGCCCCGCATAGTCCGCCCCGCACTCCTACATGGGACCATACAGTCTGCAGCTCCTGTCTATCCCCCAACTTCAGTCTTTCGGGATCTCGAACATGCAGAGGCTCTTGTATTTCTGCAGGAGCTCGTTCTTGGTCTGGACCTGCGCCCGCAGGCTCTGGAGATGCCCCTGCTGCTGTTCGGGGCTCATGTCGATGCCAGGCATGTTGTTGATCTGTTTCCTCATCGCTTGGAACTTATTCTTGAGCTCGTTGAGCTCCTGGTAGACGTCTTGGCTGTCCTTGTCCATGctggagaaaaggagaagaatgaAACAGTTACTGCTGTGATACAAGTCCTTatcctctagtcacatccagagctgcacttataaTGCTGCTGGCTTCTATTAGAACTTTGCTGACAAATACCGCACCCAGCAGCCTAGCCGAGACCCAGTGTAAAGCATTGCATTCTGGGAGACATTGTATGCTGTCCATGGCATCTCCCACAGATGATATGGCTAGGGATACACAGCAACTCTGGCCATGACTTGGGTTGTACAGCCAAAGACTGCAGGGTGACCTTAGCTGCTCTAATCACACTCAGGCCTGGGGTATTGGTAAACCCCACTACGGTACCCAGCCAAGAGGCTTATATACAGAGAGCGAGCCATCTTTGCACCATCGTCGCCGGTCATGACATTACATTGCCGGAGATTACCCTGCATCTGCCACATCCTCCATTACTTACACACAGATGGGTGACCTGCACGAAAACAAGTGATGGGTTTATTAAGGGCGCAGACCCCGGGTGAGGCCGCTGGGCCTTTACGGTAAACACGCTTGTTATTGTAGTAAACTTTTATCCCAGGCAGACGTGCGTCTCCGGCGATAGATAGAGATCCGAGCCAGATGGGAGCTATTGTCTTTCATATGCATTCTTTGTAGGTCTACGCACCGACGGGCGACTCGGAGCAGCGCTCCATATTTATAGGGAATTTCATTTGGGTCACCTGTGCTGCCTCCAGCCGGCAACGTGCTGCTTGTTGTACTACTGAAACACCGCAGACAGCAGAAGGTCGCCGTAGATCAGACCTTGAATAGGGGTGCGGGGGCGATAATCGGCACACCTATGGGGATGAAAGGGTCCGTTTTGTTCGATCCGTCCAAAGATCTTGGATGATATCATGTAACAACTAATGAGGCTTTCCCATTAATCCCAAAATCTAAAGGGTCTCACGTCCGGGTTGAAAAAAAGTTGACCCACTTGCCTTTTTCTGCATTTCCTGTTCAGTGCAATAAAGGGTGACGGAAGACTTTTACCCGCTGAGTGGGGTAAGTCCGCATGTGACCCCCGGCCGCACCCAGCAACCACATTGGGCTCTGCATCAGAAAAATCCAACGCATTTatagctaagtgccgcgggttttgaagcagtgctttcccggcggaaatctcgcggtttttcactgcggccaaagcGTGAGATTTCTGGCGGGATTCTGTCGtgcgagaacccagccttagggcttattcacacgtccgtataccAGCTGAGTTTTcacacccgaccgatatacggtgtccct
This window encodes:
- the MED9 gene encoding mediator of RNA polymerase II transcription subunit 9 → MATGSQPRAGDEPEEEEEEEETTEEEEDYTFLPLVHDIIKCMDKDSQDVYQELNELKNKFQAMRKQINNMPGIDMSPEQQQGHLQSLRAQVQTKNELLQKYKSLCMFEIPKD